A segment of the uncultured Desulfobulbus sp. genome:
GTCATCGATGAGCAGGGCTTGTTGCAGGTTGCCCAGTCGCTTGATGATTGATTCCAGTATCTGGTCCATGCCCAACGCTTTTTTTACCATGGAATGCAATTCGCTGAACAGTGGATGTTGCTGGTTGGCGGAGAAAAAAACCTGTCGCCCCTCCTTGTTGCTGACTAGGAGCTTGGTCTTGCACAATTGATTCAGTTCTTCCTTGACTTGGCTGGGGGACACTTGGAAGTCGGTGGACAGTTCACGCAGGTACGCTGCCCCGTTGGGGTTGAGGAAAAGGCGCATCAGGATTTTGATACGTGTCTTTGAGGTGATCAATCCGGAAAAAAGAGAGAGCATTGGCAAATGTTTTTTGTTCTAGTTTTTAGAACAAGTATCTTGTTTCGGAAAGAGCTTGTCAAGCGGAAAACAGCCCGAATCCGTATAACTCGTCTTCATCCAGATGTGGCCGGGCGTTACCTCTTAAAGTTTTCAATAATTTTTTCATTCAGACAATCACGGAGAAATAAAATCATTTTATTCATATCATTCGACGAATAAAATTCGAGCATAAGATTGTTGAATATAAGCTGTTTTTTTACAGGGACATTGATGATGGGAAACCCTCTGTTGAGCAAAATACCGTTCATCATGAAGCGCCCCATACGTTTATTGACATCCCAAAAAAATTGGGTTCTCGACATTTTGAGAAAGGCGGCGATTGCTTGGTCGTAGATATCTTCTATCTGCTCGAGTTCAAATTCGGTTTGCAGCCATATGGCATCGAGTTTGTCCGGGGGAGGCGGTTCATAGTCAGTGCCTGCGATACTGACATTTCCTGAACGAAACACACCCCACTCAAATGCTTCTTCTTTTCCGGCAATGTTGTGTAGCTCAAGGGCGATCGATTTTGAAAATTCGAACCTATTGTCATTAATTATTTGAAAAAGATGCATCCAGGTATTTGCCTGATTAATGACCATGTTTTGATCACTTATTTTGTGTCCGCCAACTGTTACGCCATCGAGAATCGTTTGTACTTCAGGGAGTGTGATTGCGACGCCTTCAAGATTGACCGCCTCGTAAACCAGCGATGGCACCTCTCGAACGGCGAGGTGTTTGGCGAGTCTTCTATTTGGGACCATGTTCCAGTATTTGTCCGATACATCCATTCTTAAATTTTCCTGAATCCGTGACAGCGGCTGGTTGCTGAATAGCTTGTCTCTGAGGATGATTGAAATTTTTAATGAGAAAATTCCGCTTGGTTGGCGTCTCCCCCAGCGCTTTGGGGTATTTTTCGGCACATCATCTTCATTGTCTCCAATGATAAAGCAAACGCGCCGATGAACGCTCGCGGAAACAGGATCTTAAAAAGAGTGAAATGATGCTGATGTTTCTGTTCTTGAAATAGAATGCTCTAGAGGCACCTGAAAAGATATACGAAATTTACCTATTCTGCTGCTCCAAAGTCAGAAGAACATGATCACTCCCGCTCCAAAGTGGTCGGTCGGTTTGGGTGAAGAGAGGGGCAATACGTTGGCGCTTGTCTTCGCTTAACTGGTGCAGCCATTGTGCGGTGAGATCGGTTCTGAAGAGGACATGAGTGATTTGACGTTGGTGAAGTTCGTCAATGATGGTGTGTTGGGAAGATGAAGAGGATGCGAGATATTGCGCCAAGATGCTGGCGGAAGAATAGGGTTGTTCGAACACGGGCTGGAAATCCATGTAATATCCACGGTTCCCGAGAAAGATACACAGGACCTTGGCATTTGCGGGAAGGAGGGTGTTGGCTCTCTGGATGGCCGGATATTCGCGGCGGTAGGTGGAGATGTACTGGTCGCGGCTTTGGGTTCCCGAGAGATAGGGCAGAGGTTGGACAACCTTGAATTGGTGGATGATGTACTGACCGTTGTACCCCAACGCAGCACAGAGGAGCAGTGCGAGTGGAAGATCAGGCATCCATTTGACAGCAGCTATGGGCGAACATTTCTGGCGGATCCCGGAACGGAGACCGCGAATACCGTAGAGGGAGAGAATGACAAGGGGGGGCACGATGGGCACAACATAACGAATGCGCATCGCCTCCTGGAAAAAGGTAAAAAAGAAAGAGAGTAGGGTAAACCAGAGAAGAAAATTTTGTTCACGCCGCTGGCAGGGGGCTTTGGGTCGAAAGAGAAAGGCCAGCATCGGCAACAGGAGAAGAAAGGGGCTCAGCTTGCCGTCGAAATAGCGGGGATCGTCGTCTTTTCCTTCGATAAAGAAACGGATTGGCAGAAGCAGAGCCTCCCACCAGGTCTCATTGTACAGAACCTTTCGTCCGCTCAAGGCAGTGTTGCTGTGAGAAGCCAATTTTTCTCTCAGCGACTCCGAAAAATCTTTCCTTATTTGTCTGGATTGTTCATTGTCGGGGGGCGATGTTTTCTGGAACAGCTTATTGTGCAGTGGATAGATGGGATTGCCTGTCCAAACATAATTTTTGATCAGCCAGGGGGAAAAGGAAGCCAGGCTGGCGAGGAGAAAGACAACGGCGCAAAGCGAAGCCTTGAAATTGCTTCGATTCTGTGGAAGTGCACTCTGTTGGTAGAGTAAAGGAACGAGCAGGGTAAGAACGACGATCGACACAATCCCATTATATTTCGTTCCGGCAGCCAGGCCGCAGCAAAGGCCAGATAAGAGAAGGCGTTGCCAGGGGAAGTGTCGGTCAGCCCAATCGAGGAGCAGCAGCAGTGACGCTGTGGTGAAAAAAGCGAGACCGAGATCAACGTAGACGGTTATGGATAGTTTGACGATGATCGGCACGGAAAGAAAAAACAACACGCCATACAACGCATAATTTTTGCCTAGACGAGCGTTCAGATAGCGGTAAAGCAGCAAGCCGGTAAGCAGCGCAAAACCCAGGTGAATGTACTTGGGCAGGATATCGCTTCCCCAATAGAGGGCAAGGGTATAGAGCACATCGAGATTCATGGGGTAATAGGAGAAGGGTACCTCCGGAATCTCATAGATGCCGCCGTGCTTGAGCCACAGTTTGGGCACAAAGAGATGGTGGGTGAGGGCGTCGCGGTCTACGGGCGGAACGGAGGCGAGAATGATGGTTGCCGCAATGAGAATGAGGAGGAGTGAAAACATGCCCCCAATGAGAAGGTTTTCATTCTTTCGCATTGAAATGTGTTGCATGAGAAGGTCGTTTCGAAAGAGAGAGTTACGCTTTCTACAGGTAGCGGGCTAAAATTTCAGTAGGAATGGCACCCGGGTATACCTTGCCGTCGATGACAAAGGTTGGTGTGCCGATAATGTTCAATTTCATCCCTTCGCGAATTTCATGGAGCAGCGCGGCCCGAATCTGTGGGTGTCGTGTTGCCGCAGCCAGTTCCCCGCCGCTGATGCCGCTCATGGTAGCCAGCGTTCTCGTATTGAACGGTTCCTTTGTTCTCCCCATCGTATAGAGCGCGTCGTTCATTTTCCAGAATTTTCCTTGTGACCCAGCATAGATAGCAAGCATTGCCATTTTCCCCGAACCAACATGAAAAGGTTCGGGGACGATAAGGCTGTTGAACGCATGGTCCATGGGATAATGATGATGCACCAGTCGAATTTCCTGTGGATGGGTGGCGATTAACCGGCGGAGGTAGATGTGCATCTTGCTGCATTGAAAGCACTGGTAGTCGGTGTATTCATGGATGGTCAACCGCGGTGACTCGGCACCGATCCAGGGGTGCCCTTCTTCGGTGAAGCCATGGGGGAGATCGTTTGCCAGAGGCGGGGGCGTGTAATGCCAGTAGGGAGGCAGCAGTGCTCCGGTGAGGGCGAACAGGCCGCAAAGCAAGGGAATCCCAACTGCGGTCGTTGGCGTGCGTAAGGCAATCCGCATCGCGCTGAGAAAACCGGTGGAATACGAGAGTGGGATAAACCTGCGTATAATTATCCAGCAAGAGAAAAGAAGTGCAAAGCTGATAGCATAACTGGCCATGCAAAGAATGCAGTGCGCTTTAATTTGGGTGGCTGAGATATAGCCCAGGTATAACGATGTACCCGAATAAAGGAGCGCCAGAAAAAATAATAGATACCATAAACCAAATTTTTCATGGTTCTCTCTTGAAACCGGAAGAAAAGCAACAAGAAAAACAAGGTAGGCGAGTATACCCCAGACGGCCAGCGGCAGGCCCAGTAGAATGGACCAAGGACTCTGTGCGACCGTATCGCAATTAATTGATTTGGTGAGGGCACAGAAGCTGGTGAATGCCGGATCTGTATAATTCCGGTAGTGCAGCCAGGCAAGGTACCCGGTGTCGAGAAGGCCGCAAAGGATCAGAGCGAGGACCGGGAAAGTGTAAAAGCAGTAGGGGGGTCTTCTGTTGGAACTATGTGGTGTGCGTGTCATCGAAGTGCTGAAAAAGGTGTCACTGCATGGCTGCTAGGGCTTTGTTCGCTGCCATAAAAATAACAGGGGCAACGAGTTTCACATCAACTGGAACCGAAGAGTAATCCTTGGGTAACCGTTCAAGTTCAACCTTGATCTGAGGCAGTCCGTGCAGACTGATCAGTTGATCGGCAAAATATTCGCCTTGTTTGAAATCCTTCGCCAAAAGCCGGTTTTCGATCAAACTGCAGAGAATTCTCCTGTTGTCAGGCTCACCTTTCAAGGCATGCAAGAGAAACCATAAACCTTGGGGGTGATTTCCCGCTCTGGTAAGTGCCACTCCGCAGTTGTAGAAGTAACGTTCTTTGTTGACCTGGGTGATATGCATCGCCCGGCTGGTATTTTCGGCGGCCTCATCGGGGCGATCGAGCCATAAGAGGAGATGTGCTTTCAGGTTGAAAAATCTGCTTTGCTGGTCGTTTTTGGCAATGACCTGGTCGATCTGTTCAAGGGCTTGGCTAAACTTCCCCTGGAGGGTGAGTGCATTTGTAAGGTCGAACCGGGAGGTGATGAAATTGGGATTGATGGCAAGGGAGCGTTGATAGTTGCTGACGGCCAAATCAAGCAGACCATACTTAAAATAAACCTTGCCGATGTTGCCGACAATAGCGGCCTTAAAGGAAGTTCTGGGGCTTTCCAGGTGAAGGGCCTTTTCAAAGAGGGCAACGGCAGTTCGCAGATTCTCCGGGCTTTTTTCTTTCTGCCATCCGTAAATTTCGCCAAGTTTGGCATAGGGCCTCGCATTGGTCGGGGCTTTGGCAAGCGCATCCGTCCAGAGGGACTCCTCGGTGGCCCATACCTTGTTGCGGCTGTAGGTGCCGAGGCCTAAGGCGATGAGTACCACTGGGATGGAAAAAAGCAAGGCGGCGTAGATGAGCCGACTTGATTGTTTACTCGTTTCGATGCTTGTGCAGAGTCCCGCCGCAACGGGGAGGAACAAAAACATGGAGGGCAAATAGTTGCGATGCTCAAAAATCATTTCCAGGGGAATGAAGGTTGATTCCACCAGATGATTGATGAAAAAAAAGAGGATGGCAAAGCCGAGCAAGGGGCTTTTGCGCCGTTGCAAGACGGCGAAAGCGATCAGGCCAAGACAGAGAAGAATCGCCGGTAAGGTGGTCCATGGTTGCCAAGGGGAAGTCGAAAGCGGAAAGCTGTGGTCAATGGAAAGACGGGAAGGTGAGGGAAAAAAAATAAGAGAAAGGTAAAAGAGCAGGATTGATGGTTGGGTCAGCAATCGTTCGCCGATAGAAAACGGTCGGCTGCCGATGGGTTTGTTGAGGTACTCGAGGAGGTTGTGGTCAATAATATAATAGGTTCCTGCTGCAAAGAAGCAGAGCGTTGCAATCAAGGTTGTGCGTAGCGCGATTGTTGAAAAACGGTCGTTAGGGATGTGCAGAAAAAAATATTCTATAGCAAACAAAATCGGTATCAAGGTGATAGCATTTTCTTTACATCCCAACGCGAGAAGGAAACAGAGTAAAGATGAAGCGAAATAAGTGATCCTGCCTCGGCTTTCACGGGCTTGACGAGCTTTTATATAGGTGTAAAGGGCTAGAATAAAAAACATGGCCGCCATTGAGGCCATGCGTTGAACAATGTAGGTAACTGCCGGTACTTGTATAGGGTTAACAGCCCAGAGAAGGCTGGCAAGCAGCGCAATGGTATAAGCGTATTTTTTGTTCGTTACGGAGGCTTGTGGGGAATTAAGAAGTAGGATGGTACTGCGGAAGAGGAAAAAAGTGGAGCAGATATGAATGAGGAGATTGATTACATGGTATCCCCTCGGATTATCCTGGCCAATCAACCAATTGATGGCAAAAGTAAAGTTGGCGATAGGACGATAGAAATTTCCTTCTGCAAATGGTTTGGAGAAAAAAGTGTGCCACAATGTTGCAGGAAAATAGTTGGTAATTTTAATTGGTTGATTGTTGACAATATTTGGAAGATCATCAAGGGTCCATGAAACGATCAGAGAGTTTGCCTGACATGCAGCGATAAAGAGAAAGATCAAAAATAGATAGCGACAAGTATGTTTAAATATCATGGTTCGCTAGCGAGAAAGGCACTAATTTTTTCCTTATTGGTTTGGTGTGGAAGTGAAAAATTTATTTTTTTTTGGTAAATTTCTAGGGATAATAAGGCGCCTTTTAAAGGCGCCTTATTATATTGCTAAATGTAAAATAAAAATTATGGTTTTACTTCTTTTGTAAAAACGTTACTGCCATCCCACGCGCCATTTGACGCATTTTGATAGTCTGAAGGACATCTTGCTGATCCATCAGTTACAGTAATGGTAATTCCAGTATTTGGATCATTGTCTGCGTCCAAGATAGAGGCAGTGTTAGCGGTTGGATCGCCAGCGCGGGACATGGTGAAACCCTGGCCGCCATTAAGATCGCCAAGATCAGGCGTCGCAGTATGTGATGGTATTGAAAAATAATCTGCTATCGCTGCTGCGATATTGTTAGCATCCGACTCAGCAGCCGAACAGAAAGTTTTATTCCTATACGCAATAAAGTTCGGAATGGCGATTGCCGCCAAAATACCGATGATTGCGATAACGATCATCAACTCGATCAGGGTGAAGCCTTCTTCTTTTGCCCGCAGTCTCAGTCTGTTCAGTGTCATGGTGTTTCCCTCCAGTAGGCGTTTGGGTTGCTCCGGTCGGTGATTCGCCGGGTGCGCTTTCAATGCCTCATCAAAAGCATATGCCGTGCCAACTTCCTTTTTCTGGTGAATTGGCTTTTTTTTCAATCTGTTAGCGTTATCCCTTTGTATTTTTCCGGTCGGTTTATACAATCTGTAGAGAAATCGTCGTGCCCTTGGTGACAAACAGTGGCTTCTGGTGACAAATTTTGTCAGTTGGCAGGGCCTTGCTTGCCCATCTCTTGCTTCAGCGCCATCGTTTGCCATGCGTTATAGTTTAACTACCCATATTGTCGCTCTTTTGTTGGCGGTGCTCGGGTTTGCCTCCGGGCTGACCTTCTTTGTCACCCTTTCATTCTGGTTGCGGGATGCTGGTTCTTCCTTTGCGCGGGAGAAGGAACTTGCCCTTGCCCTGTTCGCCGAGCGACAATTCTATCGATCCCTGGAAATCGGATACAGGGGGGATTATTTGCAGGGGTTCATGCAGCAGGCCCTTGCGTCTGCAGGGGCTGTTTATGGTTGCGCCAAAGGGGATGATGGCACCCCTGTCTGTTTTGGTGATCAGGCAGCGGCTGGTGTTGCCGACCTCGGTAGTTTTCTTGGTGAGGCTCAACCCGGGATTGTGGTTCGGCGATTGTGCGGCAGGCAGTGGGTCGGCATAGTACCTGGAAAGCGGTACCTAGACCTCGCCCTGCAACTTCAGGGGGCGGACCTGGTTGCCCGCCCGATGGCCTTTCGTTTCGCCATGGAGCCATGGTATGGCAACATACTCGCCTTTCAGCGGTATATTGCGGTGTATCTCCTCATCAATCTCATTATTTTGTCGGTGGTGGGGTTTTTTCGGATGCGCGAAATAATCCTGCGGCCGGTGGAGCGTTTGCTGCATTTGACCAACTCGTACCGGGATGAACACGGGGTACCATTTCTTGCCCTTCAGAATGCGAACGAACTGGCGCAGCTCTATACCGCGATGCAGCAGATGCTCAATCGAATCAGGACCGATAGGGAAAAACTGCAGCAGCATGTGTCTTCTCTGGAGCAGGCCAATCTTCAACTGCGAAATACCCGTGAGGAAATGATCAGGACAGAAAAACTATCCTCGGTCGGGCGGCTGGCGGCCGGACTGGCCCATGAAATTGGTAATCCAGTGGGGATCGTCCAGGGATATCTCGGCCTTCTCGGCCGGAGCGATGTTGGCGACAACGAGCGAAATGAGTTTTGCCGTCGTGCCGAGCAGGAACTGCAACGGGTCAACCAGCTTATCCGTCGGCTGCTTGATTTTGCACGTCCCTCATCCGGAAAAGAAGAACAGGTCGATCCCCACCTTGCAATAGAGGAGGCTCTTGCCCTGCTTTGTCCGCAACCGCTGTTCGATGGTATCGAGATAACCTGTGCATTGTGTGAGCAATCTGCACATGTGCGGTGTGATTCTGGACAGTTGTTACAGGTCTTGCTTAATTGCCTGATGAATGCCGCTGATGCCATCCACACCGCAGGGTGCATGCCGGGAAGAATCAGAATAAGCAGCGTTTGGCATGAGCAGGACAACAGGCAATTTATTCGAATATTGATTGCCGACAATGGATGTGGGATGGAGGAGCACGAGTTGGCAGCAGCTTTTGACCCGTTTTTTACGACCAAGGCCCCTGGGCAAGGAACGGGTCTTGGCCTTTCGGTCTCCTATTCCTTGGTTCAGGCCATGGGGGGGGCGATCAGTCTGGCCAATCAGGCAGAGGGAGGGGCTGTGGTGACAATAGAGCTGCCCTTGAGTCTGGATGCTGGGGAGAACGACGATGACTGGTCTCAGAGCAGGGGAAAGGATGGTTCAAATGGGTTCGGCTTCAGCGGATTGTAGACAATCATGAAAGACATAAAGCAGCGATTACTCATCATCGACGACGAAGACAACATGCGCCACATGCTGTCGTCGATGCTGGTGCGTCTGGGCTACGAGGTGGAGACCGCAGCCAATGGGCGGTTGGGATTGGAGGCATTGAAAGAGACTGGCTTTGATGTTGTGCTTTGCGACATCCGTATGCCGGAAATCGATGGAATGGAGTTTTTGCGCCTTGCCGGAGAAGAGGGACTCGCACCCACAATTATCATGATGTCGGCCTTTGGTTCTGTGGAAACAGCCCTGGAGGCTATGCGCCATGGAGCCTACGATTATATTTCAAAGCCGTTCAAAGCTGATGAAATCGAATTGACCTTGCGCAAGGCAGAGGAGCGAGAGCGACTTAAACAGGACAATAAACTGCTCCGTGACAAGGTCGCCGCCCTGGAGGGGGAATGCGGTTTCGGGCGGATGGTGGCCCGGAGTAGGGCGATGCTCGATGTTTTCACCTTGGCGGCAAAGGTGGCGCCCCATCCGACCACGGTCCTGGTTACCGGAGAAAGTGGCACGGGGAAAGAGCTCGTTGCCCAGGGGATTCACGAGAAAAGTGGGCGTGAACGCGCAAAATTCGTTGCAGTGAATTGCGCAAGTCTACCGGAAAATTTGATTGAGAGTGAACTGTTCGGCTATAAGAAGGGAGCCTTTACCGGAGCGGACAAGGATAAGCTCGGCCTCTTTGTCCAGGCTGATAAAGGAACCTTGTTTTTAGACGAAATCGGTGAATTGACCCTCTCGCTGCAGGTCAAGCTGCTGCGGGTGCTGCAAGAGGGAGAGGTGCTGCCGGTTGGCTCGAACCTTCCTCAAAAGGTCAATGTTCGGGTCATCGCAGCCACAGCACGCGATCTTGAACAGGAAGTTCGGATGGGTTTGTTTCGCCAGGATCTCTTTTATCGATTGAATGTTGTTCATATACGGTTGCCGCCCCTTCGCGAACGGACGAGCGATATCCCCCTGTTGAGCGAATTTTTCCTGAAACGCCATACTCTGCGTCTTGGCTCACAGGCGGCATCGATTGCACCGGCGACCATGTTGTTGCTCATGCAATACAACTGGCCGGGCAACGTGCGTCAACTGGAAAATGTGATTGAGCGTGCCGTTGTGCTTGCTGAAAAAAAAGTCATCCTTCCGGAAAATTTGCCCGAGGAATTTGGCCATCGCTCCAATGGGCGGCGGATGGATGATTTTTTTGGTGGATTTTCCATTAAGCAGGGGCAGCGGGTTATGGAAACATCTCTCATCCGCAGAGCGCTGCAGGCGACCGGAGGGAATAAATCAAAGGCCGCGGAACTGCTTGAGATAAGCTATCCCTCCCTACTGAGCAAGATCAAGGAGTATGCAATCAGCGGATAGGGAAAGCGGCGGCAGAATGTGTGGCTAAATAAAGAAATTTAATAATCAGGCCTTGGTTGTTAAATTTTTTTACAAAAAAAACTTCGAGGCGATAAACATGCAGAGTACCCTGCAATGAGCTATTTGTTTCTTTTATCATTCATACCAGTAGAGTAGTGGTATATTTTTCCTGATACAGAATCTGGCGCAAATTTTGTTTGTAGGTGGTTGGAGGGCGTATGATCACTCAACGGCGACATTGGATTTTTTCGACGCAGGGGTTCACCCTGATGGAAGTCATGGTGGTGGTGGCCATTGTTGGCATTATGGCCGCGATCGCCATCCCTAATTATTTGAGTTGGAAGCCAGGCTATGAATTTCGCGGCGCGGTCTCGAGAATTGCCAGCGATTTGAACAAGGCCAAGATGAGGGCCTTGGAGATCCGGCGAGAAAGCAGGGTGCTTTTTTGTGGAGATGCGTACCAGGTTATCGATGGCGACCAGACCATGTACTCCAACTGGCCCACACCTGCCGGTGCGGGAGGATGTTTGTCTGCAACCCAGCAAACAACCCTTGAAGGGGCAGGGCGTCGAGTAAGGAATGTCTCGCTTGCCGACTATAATAATGTCACGGTGGACTCCAATCCGACGCCGACGTTTTCTCCGCGAGGCTTTGCTACGACATTGGTTACCATCAAGGTGAAGCATGCAAAAAGCGGAGAATCCGCTCAAATTGCAGTGAATCAGACCGGCCGCGTGCGCGTGGAGTGGTGATGATGAAAACAATGAAAGATACGCACGGATTCACCTTGGTCGAATTGTTGATCGCGATGGTTATCTTGGGCGCTGTGTTGACA
Coding sequences within it:
- a CDS encoding ATP-binding protein, yielding MRYSLTTHIVALLLAVLGFASGLTFFVTLSFWLRDAGSSFAREKELALALFAERQFYRSLEIGYRGDYLQGFMQQALASAGAVYGCAKGDDGTPVCFGDQAAAGVADLGSFLGEAQPGIVVRRLCGRQWVGIVPGKRYLDLALQLQGADLVARPMAFRFAMEPWYGNILAFQRYIAVYLLINLIILSVVGFFRMREIILRPVERLLHLTNSYRDEHGVPFLALQNANELAQLYTAMQQMLNRIRTDREKLQQHVSSLEQANLQLRNTREEMIRTEKLSSVGRLAAGLAHEIGNPVGIVQGYLGLLGRSDVGDNERNEFCRRAEQELQRVNQLIRRLLDFARPSSGKEEQVDPHLAIEEALALLCPQPLFDGIEITCALCEQSAHVRCDSGQLLQVLLNCLMNAADAIHTAGCMPGRIRISSVWHEQDNRQFIRILIADNGCGMEEHELAAAFDPFFTTKAPGQGTGLGLSVSYSLVQAMGGAISLANQAEGGAVVTIELPLSLDAGENDDDWSQSRGKDGSNGFGFSGL
- a CDS encoding glycosyltransferase family 39 protein, encoding MRKNENLLIGGMFSLLLILIAATIILASVPPVDRDALTHHLFVPKLWLKHGGIYEIPEVPFSYYPMNLDVLYTLALYWGSDILPKYIHLGFALLTGLLLYRYLNARLGKNYALYGVLFFLSVPIIVKLSITVYVDLGLAFFTTASLLLLLDWADRHFPWQRLLLSGLCCGLAAGTKYNGIVSIVVLTLLVPLLYQQSALPQNRSNFKASLCAVVFLLASLASFSPWLIKNYVWTGNPIYPLHNKLFQKTSPPDNEQSRQIRKDFSESLREKLASHSNTALSGRKVLYNETWWEALLLPIRFFIEGKDDDPRYFDGKLSPFLLLLPMLAFLFRPKAPCQRREQNFLLWFTLLSFFFTFFQEAMRIRYVVPIVPPLVILSLYGIRGLRSGIRQKCSPIAAVKWMPDLPLALLLCAALGYNGQYIIHQFKVVQPLPYLSGTQSRDQYISTYRREYPAIQRANTLLPANAKVLCIFLGNRGYYMDFQPVFEQPYSSASILAQYLASSSSSQHTIIDELHQRQITHVLFRTDLTAQWLHQLSEDKRQRIAPLFTQTDRPLWSGSDHVLLTLEQQNR
- a CDS encoding tetratricopeptide repeat protein produces the protein MIFKHTCRYLFLIFLFIAACQANSLIVSWTLDDLPNIVNNQPIKITNYFPATLWHTFFSKPFAEGNFYRPIANFTFAINWLIGQDNPRGYHVINLLIHICSTFFLFRSTILLLNSPQASVTNKKYAYTIALLASLLWAVNPIQVPAVTYIVQRMASMAAMFFILALYTYIKARQARESRGRITYFASSLLCFLLALGCKENAITLIPILFAIEYFFLHIPNDRFSTIALRTTLIATLCFFAAGTYYIIDHNLLEYLNKPIGSRPFSIGERLLTQPSILLFYLSLIFFPSPSRLSIDHSFPLSTSPWQPWTTLPAILLCLGLIAFAVLQRRKSPLLGFAILFFFINHLVESTFIPLEMIFEHRNYLPSMFLFLPVAAGLCTSIETSKQSSRLIYAALLFSIPVVLIALGLGTYSRNKVWATEESLWTDALAKAPTNARPYAKLGEIYGWQKEKSPENLRTAVALFEKALHLESPRTSFKAAIVGNIGKVYFKYGLLDLAVSNYQRSLAINPNFITSRFDLTNALTLQGKFSQALEQIDQVIAKNDQQSRFFNLKAHLLLWLDRPDEAAENTSRAMHITQVNKERYFYNCGVALTRAGNHPQGLWFLLHALKGEPDNRRILCSLIENRLLAKDFKQGEYFADQLISLHGLPQIKVELERLPKDYSSVPVDVKLVAPVIFMAANKALAAMQ
- a CDS encoding vitamin K epoxide reductase family protein, giving the protein MTRTPHSSNRRPPYCFYTFPVLALILCGLLDTGYLAWLHYRNYTDPAFTSFCALTKSINCDTVAQSPWSILLGLPLAVWGILAYLVFLVAFLPVSRENHEKFGLWYLLFFLALLYSGTSLYLGYISATQIKAHCILCMASYAISFALLFSCWIIIRRFIPLSYSTGFLSAMRIALRTPTTAVGIPLLCGLFALTGALLPPYWHYTPPPLANDLPHGFTEEGHPWIGAESPRLTIHEYTDYQCFQCSKMHIYLRRLIATHPQEIRLVHHHYPMDHAFNSLIVPEPFHVGSGKMAMLAIYAGSQGKFWKMNDALYTMGRTKEPFNTRTLATMSGISGGELAAATRHPQIRAALLHEIREGMKLNIIGTPTFVIDGKVYPGAIPTEILARYL
- a CDS encoding GspH/FimT family pseudopilin, yielding MITQRRHWIFSTQGFTLMEVMVVVAIVGIMAAIAIPNYLSWKPGYEFRGAVSRIASDLNKAKMRALEIRRESRVLFCGDAYQVIDGDQTMYSNWPTPAGAGGCLSATQQTTLEGAGRRVRNVSLADYNNVTVDSNPTPTFSPRGFATTLVTIKVKHAKSGESAQIAVNQTGRVRVEW
- a CDS encoding prepilin-type N-terminal cleavage/methylation domain-containing protein → MYKPTGKIQRDNANRLKKKPIHQKKEVGTAYAFDEALKAHPANHRPEQPKRLLEGNTMTLNRLRLRAKEEGFTLIELMIVIAIIGILAAIAIPNFIAYRNKTFCSAAESDANNIAAAIADYFSIPSHTATPDLGDLNGGQGFTMSRAGDPTANTASILDADNDPNTGITITVTDGSARCPSDYQNASNGAWDGSNVFTKEVKP
- a CDS encoding sigma-54 dependent transcriptional regulator; protein product: MKDIKQRLLIIDDEDNMRHMLSSMLVRLGYEVETAANGRLGLEALKETGFDVVLCDIRMPEIDGMEFLRLAGEEGLAPTIIMMSAFGSVETALEAMRHGAYDYISKPFKADEIELTLRKAEERERLKQDNKLLRDKVAALEGECGFGRMVARSRAMLDVFTLAAKVAPHPTTVLVTGESGTGKELVAQGIHEKSGRERAKFVAVNCASLPENLIESELFGYKKGAFTGADKDKLGLFVQADKGTLFLDEIGELTLSLQVKLLRVLQEGEVLPVGSNLPQKVNVRVIAATARDLEQEVRMGLFRQDLFYRLNVVHIRLPPLRERTSDIPLLSEFFLKRHTLRLGSQAASIAPATMLLLMQYNWPGNVRQLENVIERAVVLAEKKVILPENLPEEFGHRSNGRRMDDFFGGFSIKQGQRVMETSLIRRALQATGGNKSKAAELLEISYPSLLSKIKEYAISG
- a CDS encoding Fic family protein, with product MPKNTPKRWGRRQPSGIFSLKISIILRDKLFSNQPLSRIQENLRMDVSDKYWNMVPNRRLAKHLAVREVPSLVYEAVNLEGVAITLPEVQTILDGVTVGGHKISDQNMVINQANTWMHLFQIINDNRFEFSKSIALELHNIAGKEEAFEWGVFRSGNVSIAGTDYEPPPPDKLDAIWLQTEFELEQIEDIYDQAIAAFLKMSRTQFFWDVNKRMGRFMMNGILLNRGFPIINVPVKKQLIFNNLMLEFYSSNDMNKMILFLRDCLNEKIIENFKR
- a CDS encoding winged helix-turn-helix domain-containing protein; the protein is MLSLFSGLITSKTRIKILMRLFLNPNGAAYLRELSTDFQVSPSQVKEELNQLCKTKLLVSNKEGRQVFFSANQQHPLFSELHSMVKKALGMDQILESIIKRLGNLQQALLIDDYAEGKDTGIIDLVLIGDIDTTNLMDLTTKTERYIERKIRTLNLTAEEYENNAAILNNRPQFILWEKVNDDCPISPKLQL